In Corynebacterium nuruki S6-4, the following proteins share a genomic window:
- a CDS encoding MarR family winged helix-turn-helix transcriptional regulator gives MTGNTVDDLDDELMAHDRGSDAHDRITGHRAPEILPDVDVSEIASAVYDFLSALRRLMDRPNQKLSVSQSEIEVLHFISQHPGCGVSDIARLRFLRASNVSATVRRLINSGLVIRRANDQDRRAQDLFLSDEGIELLNSVTDEWALLIARAAKRMDGRDLAKLRRGVPALRNLSVAAESLIEDMQRQR, from the coding sequence ATGACCGGCAACACCGTCGACGATCTCGACGACGAGCTCATGGCACACGACCGCGGCTCCGACGCACACGACAGGATCACCGGCCACCGGGCCCCCGAGATCCTGCCCGATGTCGATGTCTCCGAGATCGCCTCGGCGGTCTACGACTTCCTCTCGGCACTGCGCCGCCTCATGGACCGTCCCAACCAGAAGCTGTCCGTCTCCCAGTCCGAGATCGAGGTGCTGCACTTCATCTCCCAGCACCCGGGTTGCGGCGTCTCGGACATCGCGCGACTGCGCTTCCTGCGGGCCTCCAACGTCTCCGCCACCGTCCGCCGGCTCATCAACTCCGGTCTGGTGATCCGCCGCGCCAACGACCAGGACCGCCGCGCCCAGGACCTGTTCCTGTCCGACGAGGGCATCGAGCTGCTGAACTCCGTCACCGACGAATGGGCACTGCTCATCGCCCGGGCCGCCAAGCGGATGGACGGCCGGGACCTGGCGAAGCTGCGCCGCGGCGTCCCGGCGCTGCGGAACCTGTCCGTCGCCGCCGAGAGCCTCATCGAGGACATGCAGCGTCAGCGCTGA
- the cls gene encoding cardiolipin synthase, which translates to MSWWQWVLVLLDFTLKIVALGYVPSQRRPTSAMAWLLAIFLLPFIGIVLFMLIGSPAINRRRHRIQNTANEQIRTVSHDEPDIPDGHALSDELVSMVRLNRHLTAMPATSGTVVAVHADYDATIRRMAEVIDKAEKYVNCQIYITSWDSTTDVLFRALERAVQRGVTVRYLFDHVGSWKYPGYMTLGKRLDAIGVQWMVTLPLQPWRWRFRRPDLRNHRKILVVDGHTGFMGSQNMIDSSYLMKGNVREGRHWIDLMVELTGPVVSMLNSIFAVDWFTESDEMIDVLTPTEATRQLDAGEMFGDDSPTSGSDVLQLIPSGPGFTTAPNLRLFTSVAHHAKERLILVSPYFIPDESLLDAVTTASYRGVDVELFVSEKADQALVDHAQSSYYAELLHAGVRIHQYPYPAVLHSKYAVADDDVVLVGSSNMDMRSFELNYEVTLMSLEGSLLDRLVTLTDAYREASRELTAERWSRRNWWRRYTDNVARLTSALQ; encoded by the coding sequence ATGTCGTGGTGGCAGTGGGTGCTGGTCCTGCTGGACTTCACCCTGAAGATCGTCGCGCTGGGCTACGTGCCCTCGCAGCGGCGTCCGACGAGCGCGATGGCGTGGCTGCTGGCGATCTTCCTGCTGCCGTTCATCGGCATCGTGCTGTTCATGCTCATCGGTTCCCCGGCGATCAACCGCCGCCGGCACCGCATCCAGAACACGGCGAACGAGCAGATCCGCACGGTCAGCCACGACGAGCCGGACATCCCGGACGGGCATGCCCTGTCCGACGAGCTGGTGAGCATGGTGCGGCTCAACCGTCATCTCACGGCGATGCCCGCGACCTCCGGGACGGTGGTGGCGGTCCACGCCGACTACGATGCCACGATCCGGCGGATGGCCGAGGTCATCGACAAGGCGGAGAAGTACGTCAACTGCCAGATCTACATCACCTCCTGGGACAGCACCACCGACGTCCTCTTCCGGGCCCTGGAGCGCGCCGTGCAGCGCGGGGTGACGGTCCGGTACCTGTTCGACCATGTCGGCAGCTGGAAGTACCCCGGCTACATGACGCTCGGCAAACGGCTGGACGCCATCGGCGTGCAGTGGATGGTCACCCTCCCGCTGCAGCCGTGGCGGTGGCGCTTCCGCCGCCCCGACCTGCGCAACCACCGCAAGATCCTGGTCGTCGACGGGCACACCGGGTTCATGGGGAGCCAGAACATGATCGACTCCTCCTACCTGATGAAGGGGAACGTCAGGGAGGGCCGCCACTGGATCGATCTGATGGTGGAACTCACCGGGCCGGTCGTCTCGATGCTCAACTCGATCTTCGCGGTGGACTGGTTCACCGAGTCCGACGAGATGATCGACGTGCTCACCCCGACCGAGGCCACCCGGCAGCTCGACGCCGGGGAGATGTTCGGCGACGACTCGCCCACCTCCGGCTCCGACGTCCTCCAGCTCATCCCCTCGGGCCCCGGCTTCACCACCGCCCCCAACCTCCGGCTGTTCACGTCGGTGGCGCACCACGCCAAGGAGCGGCTGATCCTCGTCAGCCCCTACTTCATCCCCGACGAGTCCCTGCTGGACGCCGTGACCACCGCCTCCTACCGCGGGGTGGACGTCGAACTCTTCGTCTCGGAGAAGGCCGACCAGGCGCTGGTGGACCACGCCCAGTCCTCCTACTACGCCGAGCTGCTGCACGCCGGCGTCCGGATCCACCAGTACCCCTACCCGGCGGTGCTGCACTCCAAGTACGCGGTCGCCGACGACGACGTGGTGCTCGTCGGCTCCTCGAACATGGACATGCGCTCCTTCGAGCTCAACTACGAGGTGACCCTGATGTCGCTGGAGGGGTCGCTGCTCGACCGGCTCGTCACCCTCACCGACGCCTACCGGGAGGCCAGCCGGGAGCTCACCGCGGAACGCTGGAGCCGGCGCAACTGGTGGCGGCGGTACACCGACAACGTCGCCCGTCTCACCTCCGCTCTGCAGTGA
- a CDS encoding exodeoxyribonuclease III: MRIATWNINSVRTREARVRDFLARADVDVLCLQETKCTDAQFPDFSDTGYAQAHCGDGSFNGVALLSRVGLDGVRTDFGQPGFAKDPDAAQAREPRAIGATCGGAEVWSLYVPNGREIHDRHFTYKLDFLAALASYARAGSGSLVVTGDFNVIPTDEDVWDPALFTGSTHVTPRERAALRALVDAGLTEATAGLRGRYSYWDYQAMRFPKGQGVRIDLQYSRGLEPGAAEIDVDERRGRGASDHAPVIVDYR; this comes from the coding sequence ATGCGCATTGCCACGTGGAACATCAACTCCGTCCGGACCAGGGAAGCCCGGGTCCGGGACTTTCTCGCCCGTGCGGACGTCGACGTCCTCTGTCTGCAGGAGACCAAGTGCACGGACGCACAGTTCCCCGACTTCTCCGACACCGGGTACGCCCAGGCCCACTGCGGTGACGGGTCCTTCAACGGGGTGGCGCTGCTGTCGCGGGTCGGTCTCGACGGGGTCCGCACCGACTTCGGCCAGCCCGGTTTCGCCAAGGATCCGGACGCCGCCCAGGCCCGCGAACCGCGGGCGATCGGCGCCACCTGCGGCGGTGCGGAGGTCTGGAGCCTGTACGTCCCGAACGGCCGGGAGATCCACGACCGGCATTTCACCTACAAGCTCGACTTCCTCGCCGCCCTGGCGTCCTACGCCCGCGCCGGCAGCGGCTCCCTGGTGGTCACCGGCGACTTCAACGTCATCCCCACCGACGAGGATGTGTGGGATCCGGCGCTGTTCACCGGCAGTACCCATGTGACCCCGCGGGAACGTGCCGCGCTGCGTGCGCTGGTCGACGCCGGACTGACCGAGGCCACCGCGGGACTGCGCGGCCGGTACTCCTACTGGGACTACCAGGCGATGCGGTTCCCGAAGGGGCAGGGCGTCCGCATCGACCTCCAGTACAGCCGGGGCCTGGAGCCCGGTGCCGCGGAGATCGACGTCGACGAACGGCGCGGCCGGGGCGCCTCAGACCATGCCCCGGTCATCGTGGACTACCGCTGA